The Bacillus sp. B-jedd sequence CGATAGGAGGATAAATCATGACAGTATTACAATTACATCAAGTAATGAAAAGTTATGGGGACGGCCACAAGAAAGTAGATGCATTAAAGGAGACAAATTTTATTGCAAATCGAGGAGAATTGATTGCAATAATTGGGCCATCTGGATCTGGGAAAAGTACCTTTCTTACCATTGTCGGAGGATTATTGTCACCGACCTCAGGTAATGTAGTCATCAATGGGCAAAACTTAACCGAATTGAATGAGAAAGAGCGTTCACAGATCCGGCTTAATGAAATCGGATTTGTGCTGCAAGCATCCAATTTGATCCCCTTCCTATCCGTGGCAAACCAAATGAAATTATTAGATAAAGTGAAAAAAGGAAATATGACTAAAGTTGAGAGCAAACAACTTTATGAAGACTTGGGCATCGCTGACTTACTCATGAAGTACCCCACAGACCTATCCGGGGGGCAACGCCAGCGAGTAGCGATTGCAAAAGCTTTGTATAGCAATCCTTCGATAATTTTGGCGGATGAGCCCACTGCATCTCTGGACTCGGATCGAGCCTATGAGGTTATGGAACTATTAAAAAATGTAACCAAGCAGAAACAAACCACAACCATCGTTGTGACTCATGATGTCCGGCTTGTCGGATATTGCGACAAGGTTTACAACATGACTGATGGTATCCTTTCAGAGGTATCCGAAAAACAAATTAGTCCGTCCTTTACCTAAAACCCAAAGAGGTGCAAAAACTTGTTTGTTTTTTGCACCTCTTTGGGTTTTTGCCGACAGAATATCTTTTCACTTATTCAAAACAACCCTTGCATGTCCCTCGAAATGCATTAATAACCTATGAAGCATATCTGAATCAAGGCGAAAAACCGCCTAGATGTAACGATTTCCACGGTTATCTCAAAATTAAAAAACCAGCCTCATCAGTTGATGGGACTGGTTTTGAAAATGGATTATTTATTAAAAGTAACCTTTTCTTCATTTTGGCCAAGGGTGATGCTTGTCTCACTTGGCTTTGTTTCAGCTATCATCTTGCCATTTCTGAAGGAATACCTAACAGTTGCTTGCTTGCGAATTGCTTCATATTCGTTTTCCGCGGACAAGACAATGAAGTTAGCTGGTTTCCCTTCTTCAATTCCGTACTTTTCTTCGATTTGTAACGTTTTTGCGCTGTTTATCGTAATCAAATCAATCGAATTAACAATTTGATCATAGCCCATTAGCTGTGAAGCATGGATGCCCATATGCAAAACTTGAAGCATGTTCCCTGTTCCAAGCGGATACCATGGGTCAAATATGTCATCATGGCCAAAGCAAATGTTTAGCCCGGCTTCCTGCAGCTCTTTCACACGCGTCAGGCCCCTGCGCTTTGGATACGTATCAAACCTTCCTTGAAGGTGAATATTCACAAGTGGATTTGAGACAAAATTAATCGATGAAAGCTTTAACAGACGGAATAATTTATACGTATAGGCATCATTATAAGAGCCCATTGCCGTCGTATGGCTCGCTGTCGTCCGCGCGCCCCAGCCACGCTGGTATGCCTCTGCCGCAACAACTTCTACAAATCTGGATTGTTCATCATCAATTTCGTCACAGTGGATGTCCACTAAGCGGTCATACTTTTCAGCAAGGTCAAAGGCAATTTTTAAGGAATCCACTCCGTATTCCCTTGTAAATTCAAAGTGAGGAATGCCGCCGACAACATCCGCACCCATTTTCAATGATTCCTCAAGTAACTCTGCTCCACTAGGGTAGGATAGAATCCCTTCCTGCGGAAATGCAACAAGTTGAATATCTACAAAGGGAGCCATTTCTTCCTTCACTTCAAGCATAGCTTTTAAAGCCGTCAGCTCCGGATCTGTTACGTCTACATGGGTGCGGACATGCTGAATCCCTTGGGCGATTTGCCATTTCAACGCTGTCTTGGACCTTGTTTTTACATCTTCAATCGTTAAGGTCTCTTTTCGCTGCGCCCATCTTTGGATTCCTTCGAACAGTGTCCCGCTTTTATTCCACTCCGGCTCACCTGCTGTCAAGGTTGTATCCAAATGGATATGCGGCTCAATAAACGGCGGTAGGACCAGGGAACCATCGACATCGATGATTTCCTTTCCATTCCCCTCGCTATGTTCTTGCGTAATCTTTTCAATTTTGCCATCTTCTATAATTAAGTGCCAAAGGCCTTCTTTTCCTCTAAGCGTTGCATTTTTAATGATCACTGATTATCTCACCTTTACCATTTAGTTTGCTTAATGACGCTACTTCCTGAGGCACACACTTAGTCACAGCCACATAAATGACGGCTGTTCCCAACAATGCATTGATTGGAGGGATGCCTGGTGCGACATTTGCGATCACGACACCGCCAACCCAGGCTGCAATCGCAATCCAGTTTACAGCCTTAAATTTCATTGTTTCGAATGGCTGATAGTTTCTGCGCTTCAATAAGAAATAGTCTGCTAATATGATCGCTCCGATGGATGGCAAAGTGGAGCCAAGTATTGTCAAGAAGCCAACGAAGTTGTTATAAAGCCACATCGCTGCTAGTGTTCCAACTATTCCATTGAAAACAACCACTTTTTGTTTAGGTAATTTCGTGATATTGGAAAAACCAAGTCCTGAAGCATATAATGCGCTGTCATTTGTTGTCCAAATATTTAAACCGAGAACGATGATTGCCGGAATCAGCAATCCCTGCAAAAACATGACATCCGAAATGTCCGCTTTACCGTAGACCATTGCTCCAACTGCGCCGAATAAAAACATGAGCGAGTTCCCAAGAAAGAAGGCGATGATATTAGCAGCCACAGCAGACTTTGATGTTTTCGCAAAACGGGCAAAATCAGGCGTCAACGTACCAGCACTAATAAACGACCCGATACAAACCGTTAATGCCAACGCAACACTAATGGCCTGTTTCGGTTCATAAGCGAACAATTCATGAACTCCTCCAGCTGTGTTCGCAGCGTCGACCATTGAGTAACTGCCAAAGATCACAATCGCCGGAACAGCAACCATTCCTAAAATCGTTAACGTCTTCATTCCAAAAATGGCGGATGCCGTCATCGCCAAACCAAAAATCGCGATTAAAAGATAAACATTGGCACCCGTCGCTTTTGCAACCGGAACGGCAAACATCGCAAGCCCCACGCCAAACCAGCCTACTTGAGTTGATGCCAGCAAAAATGAAGATAAATAAGATCCTTTTTCACCAAATGAATAGCGGGTTAATAGATGAGTCGATAACCCCGTTTTCGCCGCAATATGGGCCAATGCGCCTGTATATAGCCCAAGGATAAGGTTACCCGTCAGCACGATCCATATAAAGTGGGTGAACGACAATCCCGTTCCCAATGTTCCCCCGGACCACATACTTGCTGAGAAAAAGCTGAGTGACAGCATCACCGCGAGAATTTTCCCAAACCCATTTCGATTCGCCTTAGGCACTGCCTGTAACGAAAACTCTTTATCCACATTTGCCATACCAAATTCCTCCTATTAAATAAGATATAAGAACCTGGTACTTTAGGAGATTGGGAACAAAAAAAGCTCCTTGCCATTTCTGACAAGAAGCTTTTTCTACCATAATGAACCATGGGAAACCTACACACATAGGCCGCCATAGCACTCATCATTATTTCCGCTGTCCTTGCCAGCCTCACGGGACTGAATTAAAGGTACCAGTATGCAATTAACCATAATTATTACAGGAAAACTAAATGATGTCAAATAACTTTACGGCGGTATTCCCAAGGGACTAAATCAGGAACTTATGGTGTGGTTCTCCATGATGTATCTAAATGAGGTTATTTTTAACTGCCATTTCAATGCTCTAATGGATGGATATCATTTTCTTTTTCTATGGCAAATTCTTAATAAACACAACCTTAAGATAGTTTCCCTCTGGGAATTCTTTTATTGTTTTAATGTCCTTCGGAAGGGAAAATTCCTCAACCAGCTGATATTTCCTGTTTGTTTCTCTAAACGCCTGATCAATAAAACTTTTAAATTTTTTCATATTAAAAGAGCTAGAATTGGTGGATGCTACGATAATCCCCTCATCTTCTGTTATCGCAATAGCTTCCTTTAAAAGATTTTTGTAGTCCTTTTCAGCGCTGAATACCATCTTCTTTGATCTTGCGAAGCTTGGAGGATCCAGTATAACCATATCAAATGCTAGCTGCTTTTTCACCGCATACTTAAAGTATTGGAACACGTCTTCGACAATGATATCCTGTGAGTCATAATCGATTCCGTTCAAATTAAACTGCTCAATTGTCTTGTTCCAACTTCTATTTGCTAAATCCACACTTGTCGTTTTAATTGCGCCTCCAACGGCAGCAAATACCGAAAACGCACCTGTGTAGGAAAAGGTGTTCAGTACGTTTTTTCCCTCCGTATACGCATCCCTGATTCTTTTTCTTACATCTCTTTGATCTAAAAATACACCAACCATCGCACCTTCATTTAAGTAAACAGCGAAGTTTACTCCATTTTCTTTTACGATAATCGGGAAGGTTCCTCTTTCTCCCGCTACGAAATCATCTTCTTCAATATATTTACCGCTCACATCAAATCTTTTCTTTTGATAAATGGCTTTAAACTCTGCCAATTCTTTCAGGGCATTTATAATATACTCCCGAAAGCGGTAAATTCCTTCGCTATACCAGTTGATTAAATAGTAGCCATCAAAATACTCTATCGTTAATCCGCCTAAACCATCACCTTCGCCATTTACGATTCTGAAGGCATTTGTATCCGGGCTATTAAAAAAGGACTCTCTATAGTTGATCGCATCTTTCAATTTATATACAAAAAACCTTTGGTCGATCTGTTCATTCTCGTTTCTGCTAAGTACCCATCCGAAACCTTTGTTTTGTTTCCCAAAATAGCCTTTTGCGATGAACTTGTTCTTTTCATCAACAAGACGGATAATGGCTCCTTCTTTTGTAGCCTCGTTCAAATTAAGGATGGTTTCCTTTAATATGAGCGGAAACCCGCTTTTATATTTATTTACGAACTTGCCCTTTACCGTTAAAGTGACTTCATTTTTCATTTTGTCATCCTATCAAAAATTTTTTATCGCACTCTTTAAAAACCTAATTTACTTATGATATAGCTCCCCCCCATTAATCCGAAACGCCCGATAAATCTGCTCAAACAGGATCAGTCTCATCAACTGATGAGGAAAGGTCATTTTTGAAAAGGATAGCTTTTCATTGGCATGGGCGAGGACATCGTTTTGCCATGGAGGGCCAGCTTGTCCAGGTTTGCGGCGAGCTCTTCGGACGAGTGCATCATTCCTTCAATGGCCAGGGGATGACATGGGCGACAGGGCTGTCCTTCACCAGGGTGCTCTCCTTCCTTTTTCTAAGAAACGTGCCTGTCACTCCCCCTAACTTTGTCGATAATAATTTAACATAATACGAGGAGTTACTAGGGGTGAGGGTCACTCAAATAGTCATTTATTATTGTTCAGGTCTAACCACTCATGACTTGAAAATAATATTTGACTTAACTTAAGAATTTTTCTTAATCATTTCTTCTACGTAAGTTAGAAAGTTAGAATACCTTGAATTTCCCTCCAATAAATGTTTTGTTTCTAACAAAGGTAATATAACAATATCCCTCTTTTTGGAATATAGCAGACTATAGGGTTTTTCACTTCCATGTATTTCCTCAAGTGCAGATGAGTAAACATAAACAGAATCAAACTCATACCAGTAAATATCCTGATTTATATTGTTTTTAATAACCTCTCCTATATATGCGCCTATGCGAACCACAAAATTGTCAAAGTGATTATTCAACAGTTCAATGCCTTTTTCCGTATTCATCAATCTCTTTACATACATATCAATAATTCGAATGCTTTCAATTGAGAAATCCAAATTTCTTTTAGTTAAATTTTCTTTATCCCATGTATCTTCAGAAACATCTCGATACATTAAGGTTGCCATGCCTTTTAAATTATCCTTTATTAATTTTTTTCTCTTTAAGAAGTTGAACATACTTTGATGTCTCCTTTTAGCAATGCCCTTTACCAAATATATTTTTCATATAAGCTAATGTTTATTGAAAGGCTGTTAAATGTCAATGTTGGTTTTATTAAAAAAACAGCGTATTCATTTTGTAATGAATACGCTGTTTTTTCATAAAAATAATTAATATTCAGTTCTGAAAACATAATTATAAATCTCGATTTTATCGGCATCCTGGATAACTCTCATCTATTTTGTCTGTCTGATACTGAAATAATTTGACCCTCTTTTAAATGGTCGATATTTCAGTCCAATATTTCTTTTGTACATCTTTACATTGCGACTGCAGACATTCCGCCATCTACAACGATTTGTGTACCAGTCATGTAACTAGAAGCATCAGAAGCGAGGAACACACACGCACCTACTAAGTCATCTGGTGATCCTAGACGATTAAGCGGTGTATTGGCCATCACCTTTTTGAGACGCTCTTCTCTTTCTTTCGAAGGTTTCAGAAGACCTGTGTCAATGAAACCTGGGCAGATTGCATTAATATTGAGCTTGTATTGGCTAAGATCAGCGGCCATTGTTTTGGTTAATTGTAATACGCCGCCTTTACTTGCGTTATAAGGAGCCGTTTCACTTAATGCCATGAATCCACCGACAGATGCCATATTAATGATTTTTCCGTAATTACGCTTTACCATCTCTTTAACGACAGCACTTGACATGAGGAATTGACTGTTAAGGTTCACACCAACGATTTTTTTCCAATCTTCTTCTGTTACTTCAAGGAAAGGCTTTGGAGCGTTAATGCCTGCATTGTTGACAAGAATATCAATTTTTCCAAACTCAGCAATAATCTCTTCCACCATTTGATTGATTTTTGCGCTATCTGTCACATCAATGCCGAAAGTTTTAGCATCGCGACCTGTTTTATCTTTAAGGATTTTTGCAGTTTCTTTTAAGTTATCTTCCAAAAGATCGACAAGAACAAGCGTTGCACCAGCTTCAGCCAATCCAATTGCATAGGCTTGTCCAATCCCCCTTGCACTTCCTGTAACAATTGCTAATTTACCTTCTAATGAAAAAATATCCAACATCATCTATTCATCCTTTCCCTACTTAGGAGTGCTCGTCTATAATAATCCAATTAAATACCAATATGGAATCGCAATTAATGCAATAAAAATTACATTCAGGACCATTTGAATCGAAAAATACTTCAAAAATTGCTTATACGTCATTGCCATATAACTGAATAACAGTAATGGCAATGTGGACTCATATGGCAATAACAGCTGATAAAGTCCATGTACGAAAGAATACGCTAACGGCAATGGGCTAATTCCCAAAGTGTTTGATAGCTCAGAAATCGGGATTGCCATCGTTGCAGACGCTGCAAAAGGGGTAAGAACAAAGTTAATCCCTACCGATAGAACCCATGTAGCGATAATCGTGTAGAACGTACCACCGACGGACATGAGTGGAAATAATGAGTTGGCAATAAACTTCCCGGCCCCAACAACGGATGAAACCTGACCAATCGCCATTGTCGCCGTAATGAAGAAAATCATTCCGAAATTAGTTTTGGCCATAGTGGCATTGTCTGCAAGACTAATGCCAGGAAGGAAACAAATAAAGGCAATCCCAATGAAAATCCAACCTAAGGCAATTCCATGAATGGAGCTCGTTGCTAATAGAGCAACGAGAATTAACAGAATGACAGAAACCTTTTTTTCCTTCATCGTCAGTTTCCCTAATTCCTGATATTGCTCCTTAAAGTATTCCTTACCTTCAATTGTTTCTTCAATTTTAAACATCTTCGTAATCGCAAACGCCATGACATATGTCCAAATAACGGTGATTGGAACGTTATGGATAACATATTGCAACCACGTTGCCCCTTTTAAGCCGATACTCTCCATCTGACTGTTAAAAACAAGCATCGGTTCAACACCTGTAAGACTAACAAAGGATGCCGTTACAGCCGCATTGTATGCGCCAAACAGTAAACCAACAGATCCTTTAGAGAATTTCTTTAAACCCATTGCTTGAATAATTCCGAATGCCATCCCTGTATATAGGGCAATACGTGCTAGTGAACCCGGAACGAGAAAGGCAATAATGAAGCCGGAAGTGGATAGCGCATAGATGATTCCTTTATACGTTCCTCCCCCTCTTAAAATAAACCAGTAGGAAAGCCGTTTCATCAAGCCCGATTCTTCAAAAACAGCTGATAGAATCAATGCTCCTAAAACAAGATATGGGAGATCTTGACTCCAAGGCGCATAAACATCTGCAGGAGTGGCAACACCTGTTAGTATGAATGCCACAGGCAATGCGAGCGCCACGATAATAAGATTTATTAACTCAAGCGCCCATAGGGCAATGGCCGCCAAAGTAATCGCAAAGAATATCTTCATTTCATGGGTATATGATTCTGTGCTAGGTATTAAATAAACAATTAATGGTGGAATAAGTACAATCAAATACTTTAAAAGAAGACTTTTATTTGACTTCTTTGCAACTTTTGCTGCATCTTCCATGATATCTCCTTCATTTCTGTTAAAATTGTATGATGTCATAAGCCCCATATTATTTCCATTCACAATTATG is a genomic window containing:
- a CDS encoding class I SAM-dependent rRNA methyltransferase codes for the protein MKNEVTLTVKGKFVNKYKSGFPLILKETILNLNEATKEGAIIRLVDEKNKFIAKGYFGKQNKGFGWVLSRNENEQIDQRFFVYKLKDAINYRESFFNSPDTNAFRIVNGEGDGLGGLTIEYFDGYYLINWYSEGIYRFREYIINALKELAEFKAIYQKKRFDVSGKYIEEDDFVAGERGTFPIIVKENGVNFAVYLNEGAMVGVFLDQRDVRKRIRDAYTEGKNVLNTFSYTGAFSVFAAVGGAIKTTSVDLANRSWNKTIEQFNLNGIDYDSQDIIVEDVFQYFKYAVKKQLAFDMVILDPPSFARSKKMVFSAEKDYKNLLKEAIAITEDEGIIVASTNSSSFNMKKFKSFIDQAFRETNRKYQLVEEFSLPKDIKTIKEFPEGNYLKVVFIKNLP
- a CDS encoding ABC transporter ATP-binding protein — its product is MTVLQLHQVMKSYGDGHKKVDALKETNFIANRGELIAIIGPSGSGKSTFLTIVGGLLSPTSGNVVINGQNLTELNEKERSQIRLNEIGFVLQASNLIPFLSVANQMKLLDKVKKGNMTKVESKQLYEDLGIADLLMKYPTDLSGGQRQRVAIAKALYSNPSIILADEPTASLDSDRAYEVMELLKNVTKQKQTTTIVVTHDVRLVGYCDKVYNMTDGILSEVSEKQISPSFT
- a CDS encoding cytosine deaminase codes for the protein MIIKNATLRGKEGLWHLIIEDGKIEKITQEHSEGNGKEIIDVDGSLVLPPFIEPHIHLDTTLTAGEPEWNKSGTLFEGIQRWAQRKETLTIEDVKTRSKTALKWQIAQGIQHVRTHVDVTDPELTALKAMLEVKEEMAPFVDIQLVAFPQEGILSYPSGAELLEESLKMGADVVGGIPHFEFTREYGVDSLKIAFDLAEKYDRLVDIHCDEIDDEQSRFVEVVAAEAYQRGWGARTTASHTTAMGSYNDAYTYKLFRLLKLSSINFVSNPLVNIHLQGRFDTYPKRRGLTRVKELQEAGLNICFGHDDIFDPWYPLGTGNMLQVLHMGIHASQLMGYDQIVNSIDLITINSAKTLQIEEKYGIEEGKPANFIVLSAENEYEAIRKQATVRYSFRNGKMIAETKPSETSITLGQNEEKVTFNK
- a CDS encoding SLC13 family permease encodes the protein MEDAAKVAKKSNKSLLLKYLIVLIPPLIVYLIPSTESYTHEMKIFFAITLAAIALWALELINLIIVALALPVAFILTGVATPADVYAPWSQDLPYLVLGALILSAVFEESGLMKRLSYWFILRGGGTYKGIIYALSTSGFIIAFLVPGSLARIALYTGMAFGIIQAMGLKKFSKGSVGLLFGAYNAAVTASFVSLTGVEPMLVFNSQMESIGLKGATWLQYVIHNVPITVIWTYVMAFAITKMFKIEETIEGKEYFKEQYQELGKLTMKEKKVSVILLILVALLATSSIHGIALGWIFIGIAFICFLPGISLADNATMAKTNFGMIFFITATMAIGQVSSVVGAGKFIANSLFPLMSVGGTFYTIIATWVLSVGINFVLTPFAASATMAIPISELSNTLGISPLPLAYSFVHGLYQLLLPYESTLPLLLFSYMAMTYKQFLKYFSIQMVLNVIFIALIAIPYWYLIGLL
- the codB gene encoding cytosine permease, with the protein product MANVDKEFSLQAVPKANRNGFGKILAVMLSLSFFSASMWSGGTLGTGLSFTHFIWIVLTGNLILGLYTGALAHIAAKTGLSTHLLTRYSFGEKGSYLSSFLLASTQVGWFGVGLAMFAVPVAKATGANVYLLIAIFGLAMTASAIFGMKTLTILGMVAVPAIVIFGSYSMVDAANTAGGVHELFAYEPKQAISVALALTVCIGSFISAGTLTPDFARFAKTSKSAVAANIIAFFLGNSLMFLFGAVGAMVYGKADISDVMFLQGLLIPAIIVLGLNIWTTNDSALYASGLGFSNITKLPKQKVVVFNGIVGTLAAMWLYNNFVGFLTILGSTLPSIGAIILADYFLLKRRNYQPFETMKFKAVNWIAIAAWVGGVVIANVAPGIPPINALLGTAVIYVAVTKCVPQEVASLSKLNGKGEIISDH
- a CDS encoding SDR family NAD(P)-dependent oxidoreductase; protein product: MMLDIFSLEGKLAIVTGSARGIGQAYAIGLAEAGATLVLVDLLEDNLKETAKILKDKTGRDAKTFGIDVTDSAKINQMVEEIIAEFGKIDILVNNAGINAPKPFLEVTEEDWKKIVGVNLNSQFLMSSAVVKEMVKRNYGKIINMASVGGFMALSETAPYNASKGGVLQLTKTMAADLSQYKLNINAICPGFIDTGLLKPSKEREERLKKVMANTPLNRLGSPDDLVGACVFLASDASSYMTGTQIVVDGGMSAVAM